Proteins encoded in a region of the Candidatus Nitrosomarinus catalina genome:
- a CDS encoding DNA-3-methyladenine glycosylase family protein — protein MYEDALIILNKDKKLKKIISSVGECKIRTISNPFEALIEAIITQQISDSAGKSISLRFKNLFGTKYPTANDIVKLSKNEIKSIGLSRMKAEYIFDISKMIVDKKLNFKIFNDMSDDEVIFELTKIRGIGKWTAEMYLIFGLGRLDVFPLGDLGLINGMKKLYGLENPTNKEILEITNKWIPYRTIGTWYIWKGVKNFQFV, from the coding sequence ATGTATGAAGATGCTTTAATCATTTTAAACAAAGACAAAAAACTAAAAAAAATTATTTCATCTGTTGGTGAATGTAAAATCCGTACTATTTCTAATCCTTTTGAAGCATTGATTGAAGCAATTATTACTCAACAAATATCTGACAGTGCCGGTAAATCAATATCTTTAAGATTTAAAAATTTGTTTGGTACAAAATATCCTACTGCAAATGATATTGTCAAATTATCTAAAAATGAAATCAAATCTATTGGTTTGTCTAGAATGAAAGCAGAATATATTTTTGATATTTCAAAAATGATTGTAGATAAAAAATTAAATTTTAAAATTTTTAATGACATGTCTGATGATGAAGTTATTTTTGAATTGACAAAAATTCGTGGAATAGGTAAATGGACTGCTGAAATGTATTTGATATTTGGATTGGGTAGATTGGATGTATTTCCATTAGGGGATCTAGGATTGATAAATGGCATGAAAAAATTATATGGTTTGGAAAATCCAACAAACAAAGAAATCTTAGAAATTACAAACAAATGGATT
- a CDS encoding homospermidine biosynthesis protein — protein sequence MDPHKFHGKDIPHIKLDPKMNIEDLVEVFANSGFNGRQLGEAAKLYAKMIEEDATICLTISGAMTPVGFGGIIKTLIERGFVDWIVTTGANVYHEDHFALGLPVKQGSFDVDDMKLYENEIVRIRDVYIKFEETLEAEDQTIQKMFADDFQDKSFTTAEFCNLLGKRSKKIAKHPEKSFITTAYDYDVPVYISTMKDSSLALNLAVHRLEDKKFDLDFVREIIEQAAIVYDSKKSGILELGGGVPKNTAQQTGPLLDQILRRNDGGQEYIIQITDARPDTGGLSGATLQEGKSWGKIQDSHEGIITVYADATIAFPILALYVLSNQKERKPKRLYKKIDQLYDKLSKDYFNNPKGG from the coding sequence ATGGATCCACACAAATTTCATGGAAAAGATATTCCTCATATCAAATTAGATCCAAAAATGAATATCGAAGATTTAGTTGAAGTATTTGCAAATTCAGGCTTTAATGGAAGGCAATTAGGAGAGGCTGCAAAATTATATGCAAAAATGATTGAAGAGGATGCAACAATTTGTCTCACAATATCTGGTGCAATGACCCCTGTTGGTTTTGGTGGAATAATTAAAACATTAATTGAAAGAGGATTTGTAGATTGGATTGTCACAACAGGTGCCAACGTATATCATGAGGATCATTTTGCATTAGGATTACCAGTCAAACAAGGAAGTTTTGATGTTGATGATATGAAATTATATGAAAATGAAATTGTAAGAATTAGAGATGTTTACATTAAATTTGAAGAAACATTGGAAGCTGAAGATCAAACAATTCAAAAAATGTTTGCAGATGATTTTCAAGACAAATCTTTTACAACAGCAGAATTTTGCAATTTGTTAGGTAAAAGAAGTAAGAAAATTGCAAAACATCCAGAAAAAAGTTTCATTACCACAGCATATGATTATGATGTGCCAGTATACATTTCAACAATGAAAGACTCATCGTTGGCGTTAAATTTAGCAGTACATAGATTAGAAGATAAAAAATTTGATTTAGATTTTGTCAGAGAAATTATTGAACAAGCTGCAATTGTATATGATTCAAAAAAATCAGGGATTTTAGAATTAGGAGGAGGAGTACCAAAAAATACTGCTCAACAAACAGGTCCACTTTTAGATCAAATTTTAAGAAGAAATGACGGAGGACAAGAATACATCATACAAATTACTGATGCACGTCCAGATACTGGAGGGTTGTCAGGTGCAACATTACAAGAAGGTAAAAGTTGGGGCAAAATTCAAGATTCTCACGAAGGCATAATTACGGTTTATGCTGATGCAACAATTGCATTTCCAATTTTAGCATTATATGTTCTCAGCAATCAAAAAGAGAGAAAACCAAAAAGGCTCTATAAAAAAATTGATCAATTATACGATAAATTAAGCAAAGATTACTTCAACAATCCTAAAGGAGGTTAA